A genome region from Dolichospermum compactum NIES-806 includes the following:
- a CDS encoding vWA domain-containing protein: MKVQLTSALNDTNVDAAQQSNQRQLSISISAIPAEFEQSLPLNLCLILDQSGSMSGEPLNIVIQAVEQLLDQLKVGDRISIIGFAGTSGVIIPNQIIQDIESIKTQLRAKLKAAGGTVIAEGLSLGITELLKGTKGAVSQAFLLTDGHGDNGLQIWKWQIGPNDNKRCLQLAKKAAKLNLTINTLGFGDDWNPDLLEKIADAGGGTLAYIENPEQAVTQFARLFRRVQSVGLTNAHLLLSLVPAVRLAELKPVAQVVPDTIELAVETDSNGTLIVRLGDLMKDSERVVLANIYLGQLPEGKQVIGHIQIRYDDPSLNKEGLLSPLVPIYANFTKSYEPALNSQVLNSILLLAKYRQTQLAEAKLELGDRLGAATMLQTAANTALQIGDTCAATVLQVSATRLQAGEELSESDRKKTRMASKTILKE; encoded by the coding sequence ATGAAAGTTCAACTAACATCGGCTCTAAATGATACCAACGTTGATGCTGCCCAACAAAGCAATCAACGGCAACTCTCAATTTCTATTTCCGCCATTCCTGCTGAATTTGAACAAAGTTTACCCTTGAATCTCTGCTTGATTCTCGATCAAAGTGGTTCTATGTCCGGTGAACCCCTGAATATCGTCATTCAAGCAGTTGAGCAATTATTGGATCAATTAAAAGTTGGTGACAGGATTTCCATCATCGGTTTTGCTGGCACGTCTGGAGTCATTATCCCCAACCAAATCATCCAAGATATTGAAAGCATCAAAACCCAGTTAAGAGCCAAGCTAAAGGCTGCTGGCGGGACTGTCATCGCCGAAGGTTTATCCTTGGGGATTACAGAACTACTCAAAGGCACAAAAGGGGCGGTTTCCCAAGCCTTCTTACTCACAGATGGTCATGGGGATAACGGGTTACAGATTTGGAAATGGCAAATTGGACCAAATGACAATAAACGTTGTTTGCAACTTGCCAAAAAAGCCGCTAAACTCAACCTGACAATTAACACTCTGGGTTTTGGTGATGACTGGAATCCAGATTTATTGGAAAAGATTGCTGATGCTGGGGGTGGTACTTTAGCTTACATCGAGAACCCAGAACAAGCTGTAACTCAATTTGCCCGGCTGTTTCGGCGGGTACAGTCGGTGGGATTAACAAATGCCCATTTACTTCTATCTTTAGTACCTGCTGTCCGTCTGGCGGAACTCAAACCTGTTGCCCAAGTTGTTCCAGATACCATTGAATTAGCAGTAGAAACCGATTCTAATGGGACTTTAATAGTGCGGTTAGGGGATTTGATGAAGGATAGCGAACGGGTTGTTTTAGCGAATATTTATCTGGGACAATTGCCAGAAGGGAAACAAGTCATTGGTCATATTCAAATTCGCTATGATGACCCATCGTTGAATAAAGAGGGTTTACTTTCTCCCTTAGTGCCAATATATGCCAATTTTACCAAGAGTTATGAACCTGCTCTCAATTCCCAGGTGCTAAACTCGATTCTGCTTTTGGCTAAATATCGGCAAACTCAATTAGCTGAGGCAAAATTAGAACTAGGCGATCGCCTTGGTGCTGCCACAATGTTACAAACTGCTGCTAATACAGCCTTACAAATCGGTGATACCTGTGCAGCCACTGTGTTACAAGTTTCGGCAACTCGCTTACAAGCCGGTGAAGAGTTATCGGAGAGCGATCGCAAGAAGACAAGAATGGCATCCAAGACTATTTTGAAAGAATAG